The genomic region TCCGATCACCATTACTTATTACCAAACGGGCTTGAGCACGCTATTGATTTACAAGTCGAGGCGGCCGAGAAGCTGGGTGTAAGAGCGATATTTACTCGCGGATCCATGAGCCTTGGGGAAGATGAAGGTGGACTACCTCCACGACACACCATTCAAACCGAACAAACCATCATTGATGACAGCCAACGCTTGATTCGCGATTACCACCAGCGTGATGACGGGGCGATGATTCAAATCGCACTCGCGCCTTGTTCGCCGTTCTCAGTCACCACAGATCTGATGAAAGAAACCGCCAAGATCAGTGAGCGTGAGAACGTAATGATGCACACGCACTTATGTGAAACACTGGATGAAGAGGACTTCTGTATTGAGAAGTTTGGCCTGCGCCCTGTGGATTACCTAGAGGATGTGGGTTGGTTAAACGAACGCACTTGGCTTGCTCATGGCATTCACTTCAATCCAGAAGAGATCAAACGTTTAGGTAAAGCGGGAATCGGTATTAGCCACTGCCCTACCTCCAATATGATGTTGGCTTCCGGTATTTGTAAGAACAACGACCTTGAAGCCGCTGGCGTAAAAGTGGGGCTTGGTGTGGACGGTTCCGCCTCAAACGATGGCTCCAATATGATTGCCGAAGTGCGCATGGCGATGTATCTACAACGCCTGCAATATGGTTCGGCTAACGTCTCCCATTTCGATGCCCTACGCTGGGCAACCTCAGGCTCTGCTGCCGCTATGGGACGAACTGATATTGGTACGCTAGAGGTCGGTAAACAAGCCGACATCGCGATGTTCAAGCTTGATGACATTCGCTTCTCTGGCAGCCACGACCCACTCGCCGCACTATTGCTTTGTGGTGCTCAACAAGCAGATAAAGTGATGGTTGCAGGTAAGTGGCGAGTTAAGGATGGCGCTGTGATTGGCGTAGACATGGAGCAACTCATGCACCGCCACCATGCGGCAGCCATGAAGTTAGGTAAGCTAGCGATGAATAACTAGGTATGTGTTATCTAAGTAACACGAAAACAAAAAGGCCGACGTAATGTCGGCCTTGTTATTTTTATTCGATTTTTAG from Vibrio gigantis harbors:
- a CDS encoding 8-oxoguanine deaminase, producing METIWIKNPLAIYTGSHADAEGGIVIKGNKIIELVGKHKEPTLPVDYSVDASRHVVTPGLINAHHHFYQTLTRAYPGALNKELFHWLQSLYPVWANLDSEMMSLATELALVELMMSGCTTASDHHYLLPNGLEHAIDLQVEAAEKLGVRAIFTRGSMSLGEDEGGLPPRHTIQTEQTIIDDSQRLIRDYHQRDDGAMIQIALAPCSPFSVTTDLMKETAKISERENVMMHTHLCETLDEEDFCIEKFGLRPVDYLEDVGWLNERTWLAHGIHFNPEEIKRLGKAGIGISHCPTSNMMLASGICKNNDLEAAGVKVGLGVDGSASNDGSNMIAEVRMAMYLQRLQYGSANVSHFDALRWATSGSAAAMGRTDIGTLEVGKQADIAMFKLDDIRFSGSHDPLAALLLCGAQQADKVMVAGKWRVKDGAVIGVDMEQLMHRHHAAAMKLGKLAMNN